The Streptomyces sp. NBC_00597 DNA segment TGCTGACGATCCTGATAACTGGCTTCCGGATAACCGAAGTCCTGCTGCGGGTACGCGTCGTAGCCCTGCTGGGCGCCGTGGGCCTGCCGGGAGTCGTACGAGGTGTCGTAACCGCCCTCGGGCTGCTGCTCGTACTCCTGGTACTGCTGGTACCCGTGCTCAGGCTGGGGTTCCGCATACTCCTGCTCGGCGTACTCGCCCCGCTGCTGCTCCTGCCCGTAGCCCACCTGGGCTTCGAGGGCTGCCCGGCGGTCCTGGTGGGCCAGGGAGCGACCCACGGAGTCCAGGCCGTCGCCGCCCTGCTGGTCGGCGCCGCGGCCCTCGTACTGGGAGTCGTCGAAGCCGAGCTCGGCAGCCGTGCGCATCGGGACGGCCTGCTGGGTCTGCTGCTGCGGGATCATCGACGACACCGTGAAGTCGTCGTCCGGGATCCCCTCGCCACCACCACCATGGGTGATCGCGTCGGGGAGCATGACCAGCGACGTGGTGCCGGCGGCCTCACCCGAGGGGCGCAGCTGGACGCGGATGCTGTGGCGGTCCGCCAGCCGGCCGACCACGAAGAGACCCATGCGCTGGGAGATCGCGGCGTCCACGGTCGGCGGGTTGGCCAGCTTGTGGTTGATGTCCGCGAAGTCCTCGGCGGTGAGGCCGATGCCCTTGTCGTGGATCTCGACCATGACGCGGCCGTCGGGCAGACGCGTGGCGTTGACGCGGACCTTGGTCTGCGGAGAGGAGAACGTGGTGGCGTTCTCCAGGAGCTCGGCGAGCAGGTGCACGAGGTCGGTCACGGCCTGGCCGTGGATCTCGGCCTCGGAGACGCCCGAGAGCTCGATGCGCTCGTACTGCTCCACCTCGGAGGAGGCGGCGCGCAGGACGTCGACGAGGGGGACCGGCTGGTCCCAGCGGCGGCCCGGCTCCTCGCCCGCGAGGATGAGGAGGTTCTCGCCGTTGCGGCGCATACGGGTGGCCAGGTGGTCCAGGCGGAAGAGGTTCTCCAGCTGGTCCGGGTCGGCCTCGTTGTTCTCCAGGTCGGTGATGAGGGTCAGCTGGCCCTCGATCAGCGACTGGTTGCGTATGGAGAGGTTCGTGAAGATCGCGTTGACGTTCCCTCGCAGGAGCGCCTGCTCGGCGGCGAGCCGGACCGCTTCCCGGTGGACCTGGTCGAAGGCGCGGGCGACCTCGCCGATCTCGTCCTGGGAGTCGATCGGGATCGGCGCGACACGGGTGTCGACCTTGCCCGGGTCGGTGCGCGAGAGCTGGTCGACGAGCATCGGCAGGCGCTGCTCGGCGACGTCGAAGGCGGCGGTGCGCAGCCGGCGCATCGAGCGGCTCATCGAGCGGGCCATCATGCCGGCCAGGATGAAGGCGGCGAGCAGGGCCACGACCACGATGGCGCCGGTCCAGATGGCGTCGTTGCGGGCCGAGTCGGAGACCGCGACGGAGTCGGTGACCGCCTTGTCGAGGAGTTCCTTCTCGATCTCGGCGTAGCCGTCGAACTTGGCGGTGGCAGCGGCCTGCCAGGCCTGCGGCGTGGTGCCGCCGGCTGCGAGCTTGGCCTTGCTGTCGCCGCCGGCTATCGCGTCGGTCATGCCGGTGAGCGCCGAGTTGTTCACCATGGGCGGAGTCTTGAAGACGGTGCCGGCCTGCTCGGCCTGCTGCTTGGCCAGCGCGAGCTTGGCTGCACCCTCCTGCGACTTCTTGCCCATGACCTCCTTGAGGCGGTTCACGTCGTCCTCGGTACCCGCCGCGACGTACTCGCCGATGGCGATGTCTTCGAGGTAGGCGTACGAGGAGAAGGCGACGAGCTGGGCCTTGCGGACCTGCTCGTTCTCATTGGGGCGCACGAGGAGGTGGGTGCCGACCGAGCGCTGGAGCGAGTTGGCGGCCTTGGCCAGCTCGACCGCGTAGACCATGCGGCCGTAGCTGGTGACGTTGCCGGTGCCCAGGCCGAGCTCGTTGGAGAACGTCATGAGGTAGTGCTGGACCAGCACGTACCCCTCTTCGGTCGGGATCGGGCCGTTCGCGCTGGGCGGGTTCTTCTTCTCCGTCTCCGGCGCGACGTAGGCCGTCGCCCGGACGGCCGCGAGCTTGGGCTCCTCCTGGCGGAAGAGCTCAAGGCGGCGCTCAAGCCCCTGGTTCTCGGGGAGGTTCTTGGCGGCTGCGGCGAACTTGGCCTTGGCCGCATCGGTGGCCGCGTAGGCCTTCGCGACGGCCTCGTTGTTCTTGTCGCCCCGAAGGAGCGGTTCGGCCGTGAGGTCGCGCTCGTCGAGGAGGGCCTGGCCGTATTCGGCCGCCGCCTGGACGATGCGGGCCGTCTTCTCGGCGTCCTTGGCTTCGTTCCAGCTGTCGACGGAGCCCTTCACCTGGAACCCGCCCATGACCAGTCCGACGA contains these protein-coding regions:
- a CDS encoding nitrate- and nitrite sensing domain-containing protein, with translation MRRSNASPADEPARGNFTPPQRAGTSPVDVPVDPPAKNGSTSRFAPRNWRVPTKLNAILLVPVLVGLVMGGFQVKGSVDSWNEAKDAEKTARIVQAAAEYGQALLDERDLTAEPLLRGDKNNEAVAKAYAATDAAKAKFAAAAKNLPENQGLERRLELFRQEEPKLAAVRATAYVAPETEKKNPPSANGPIPTEEGYVLVQHYLMTFSNELGLGTGNVTSYGRMVYAVELAKAANSLQRSVGTHLLVRPNENEQVRKAQLVAFSSYAYLEDIAIGEYVAAGTEDDVNRLKEVMGKKSQEGAAKLALAKQQAEQAGTVFKTPPMVNNSALTGMTDAIAGGDSKAKLAAGGTTPQAWQAAATAKFDGYAEIEKELLDKAVTDSVAVSDSARNDAIWTGAIVVVALLAAFILAGMMARSMSRSMRRLRTAAFDVAEQRLPMLVDQLSRTDPGKVDTRVAPIPIDSQDEIGEVARAFDQVHREAVRLAAEQALLRGNVNAIFTNLSIRNQSLIEGQLTLITDLENNEADPDQLENLFRLDHLATRMRRNGENLLILAGEEPGRRWDQPVPLVDVLRAASSEVEQYERIELSGVSEAEIHGQAVTDLVHLLAELLENATTFSSPQTKVRVNATRLPDGRVMVEIHDKGIGLTAEDFADINHKLANPPTVDAAISQRMGLFVVGRLADRHSIRVQLRPSGEAAGTTSLVMLPDAITHGGGGEGIPDDDFTVSSMIPQQQTQQAVPMRTAAELGFDDSQYEGRGADQQGGDGLDSVGRSLAHQDRRAALEAQVGYGQEQQRGEYAEQEYAEPQPEHGYQQYQEYEQQPEGGYDTSYDSRQAHGAQQGYDAYPQQDFGYPEASYQDRQQGAPAYEDGYASQSQQAEWPEQNTYSGGYQQGYGTESEPPVAPEPVADRVGFDRPGAAADTGHEVTGAGLPRRGSQQQWQPARKEAESTGSLFEQRPQRQQQPAAPERDEEGGDAWRSNNDERWQQASKLREPKAGGVTPSGLPRRVPKANLVEGAAETTPQGGPQVSRAPEDVRGRLSNLRRGVQQGRSAGSEQSSNSYDQER